Genomic DNA from Hymenobacter jejuensis:
AGGTTGGCGGGCAGGTCCAGGGTTTGGGCAAACAGCGGAGCGGCAAGCTTATCGTCGGGCTGGTGGCGGTATTCGCAGTACACCGTAAGCTTGTTGTTGTTGAGTAATACGTGGAAGTTTTCGGGGCTTACCGTAGGGGCCGCCACCCGAATCACCACGCCTTTGTCGCGCTTATCTACGCGCATCACGGCTTGCGCAGTGCCGCCGCCCAACGTATTGAGCAGGTCCAGTTGCGGAGCGATGTTGCGGATAAATTCTTTGCTGATCAGGTTCATGGTTTGGTTTTCCTCTCTTAGTACGAGCTCCTTAAATCAAATCTTGTACCAGCAACTAGGAAGGGCTTCTGTCACGCTTTCTGCGTCATCTTGGCGGGCTGAAAGGACTCGCTATTAGCTGTTTGTGGTCATAATGGCAGGGCAAGGGACACCGATTTATCTGCAAAACAACCAGAAATAGTGGCTCATCCCGCCTCGAAGCCCAGCTTGCGTATATAGGGGTAAAGCGTCCTCACGATACTCAGCACCTTGCTTATGCAGCCTGCTACTTTTGCCACCACGCGCACCGCCCGCTATTATAGCCTCGGCCCGGCCGGCCCCGATGTGCGCCATATTTGGTTTTGCCTGCACGGCGAAGGCCAGCCCGTTGCCGAACAAGCTGCGCAGCTGGAGAAACTCGACACGCCCGAACGCCTGCTGATTTTGCCCGAGGCCCTGTCGCGCTACGCCCTGCCACCCGACGAAGACGGCCAGCGCCGCGTGGGGGCTGCGTGGTTTGCGGCCGGCGATCTGCTCCCCGACTTCACCGACCTCACCACGTACCTCGATGCCTTGGCCGACGAAGTGCTGGCTACGTGTCCGCCCGATACGCCCGTAACGGTGCTTGGCTATGGTCACGGGGCCGCCGCCGCGTGCCGCTGGCTGGCCGGCAACCGCCTCGCCTA
This window encodes:
- a CDS encoding alpha/beta hydrolase, encoding MQPATFATTRTARYYSLGPAGPDVRHIWFCLHGEGQPVAEQAAQLEKLDTPERLLILPEALSRYALPPDEDGQRRVGAAWFAAGDLLPDFTDLTTYLDALADEVLATCPPDTPVTVLGYGHGAAAACRWLAGNRLAYERLILYAAVFPPEIDRRATLVGLPERPVTVVATTADAYTPEAAGEGLVQDLLEAGLSAQLLIVDEGPLTLAALGAGGETVVEPAPDPNPTE
- a CDS encoding Hsp20/alpha crystallin family protein, encoding MNLISKEFIRNIAPQLDLLNTLGGGTAQAVMRVDKRDKGVVIRVAAPTVSPENFHVLLNNNKLTVYCEYRHQPDDKLAAPLFAQTLDLPANLDLSRIDAVHEENELRVRIPFQDPAARQREIEIKQR